From one Paractinoplanes brasiliensis genomic stretch:
- a CDS encoding AAA family ATPase, with the protein MVDARAAKDGGTVVVGRDAELSTLAGLLTEARDGNPRIVLLHGPAGVGKTALLDAFLTGRTGDDLTVRRAVARPAGPPYGLVSALLGDDGGDESDHSDHSDRGDRSDRSESDDGGSATYRRLLALSRRAAGLAADRPLILAIDDAQHCDAASRRWLEFLGRRLVHDRILVVLAARPAIERAAWPDLAELLLAAPHRRIDLGVLAEADVADLIRLTLGREPVPAFGAACSRLCGGNPLLVTHLLAAMEQQGVGPDAAGCEWAATAGPEIVAAPVAEFLTAESPEVRAAATGIAVLGVGDRQLIRALTGASDRLIEDVLNTLRDLTLYDPAEGTVHEVVRRAVLGGLGARERDELRAGAARLLNDAGRPAADVADQIVAMSATPEAWMLGVLWDAARRAERRGDSVGAACYLERVLRETPADITGRLALARALSTADPSTAMEHLARRSTPGPPTPVPV; encoded by the coding sequence GTGGTGGATGCTCGGGCTGCAAAGGACGGCGGGACGGTCGTCGTCGGCCGCGATGCCGAGCTGTCCACCCTCGCAGGACTGCTCACCGAGGCACGCGACGGCAACCCCCGGATCGTCCTGCTCCACGGCCCGGCCGGCGTCGGCAAGACGGCGCTGCTCGATGCGTTCCTGACCGGCCGCACCGGTGACGACCTGACCGTGCGCCGAGCCGTCGCCCGGCCCGCCGGCCCGCCGTACGGCCTGGTCTCCGCCCTTCTCGGCGACGACGGAGGCGACGAGAGCGACCACAGCGACCACAGCGACCGGGGCGACCGGAGCGACCGGAGCGAGAGCGACGATGGGGGGAGTGCCACTTATCGGCGGCTGCTCGCCCTCTCCCGCCGCGCCGCCGGCCTCGCGGCAGACCGCCCCCTGATTCTCGCGATCGACGACGCCCAGCACTGTGACGCCGCCTCCCGGCGCTGGCTGGAATTTCTGGGCCGGCGGCTCGTCCACGACCGCATCCTGGTCGTGCTGGCGGCCCGCCCGGCCATCGAGCGAGCAGCCTGGCCCGACCTCGCCGAGCTGCTGCTCGCCGCTCCCCACCGCCGCATCGACCTCGGGGTGCTCGCCGAGGCCGACGTCGCCGACCTGATCCGGCTCACTCTCGGCCGCGAGCCGGTGCCCGCGTTCGGCGCCGCCTGTTCCCGGCTCTGCGGCGGCAACCCGCTGCTGGTCACCCACCTGCTGGCCGCGATGGAGCAGCAAGGGGTGGGCCCGGACGCGGCCGGCTGCGAGTGGGCCGCCACCGCGGGCCCCGAAATCGTCGCCGCGCCGGTCGCCGAGTTTCTGACCGCCGAGTCGCCCGAGGTACGCGCGGCGGCCACCGGCATCGCTGTCCTCGGCGTGGGCGACCGGCAACTGATCCGGGCGCTGACCGGGGCGAGTGACCGGCTCATCGAGGACGTGCTGAACACCCTGCGGGACCTCACCCTGTACGACCCGGCCGAGGGCACGGTCCACGAGGTCGTCCGCCGGGCCGTCCTCGGGGGTCTCGGCGCGCGCGAACGGGACGAACTGCGGGCGGGGGCCGCCCGGCTGCTGAACGACGCCGGGCGCCCGGCCGCGGACGTCGCCGACCAGATCGTGGCGATGTCGGCGACACCCGAGGCCTGGATGCTGGGAGTGCTGTGGGACGCCGCACGGCGGGCCGAACGGCGCGGCGACTCGGTCGGCGCCGCCTGTTACCTGGAACGGGTGCTGCGCGAGACGCCCGCCGACATCACCGGCCGCCTGGCGCTGGCCCGGGCGCTGAGCACGGCCGACCCGTCGACCGCGATGGAGCACCTCGCGAGGCGTTCGACACCGGGCCCTCCGACGCCCGTACCCGTCTGA
- a CDS encoding PAS domain-containing protein has translation MRPQTSPATHTHAYAARSIFEWTGACLARLDPQLRLVTANMDFFQQFGGTPGERRGKSLLDLVHPGARERVRRRFAALASSDRSHFTDHVSGLSGRGRSFSGTLTGVASRNSHGEIDAILVVVKPDAVFQGLDSFAQPA, from the coding sequence ATGCGCCCGCAGACGAGCCCGGCGACGCACACCCACGCTTACGCCGCGCGATCGATATTCGAGTGGACCGGGGCCTGCCTGGCGCGCCTCGACCCCCAGCTCCGGCTTGTCACCGCGAACATGGACTTCTTCCAGCAGTTCGGCGGAACCCCTGGTGAACGCCGGGGCAAGAGCCTGCTCGACCTGGTGCACCCGGGTGCCCGCGAGCGCGTCCGCCGCCGCTTCGCCGCGCTCGCCAGCTCGGACCGCAGCCACTTCACCGACCATGTCTCCGGGCTGAGCGGCCGCGGCCGCTCCTTTTCCGGGACATTGACCGGCGTTGCCTCCCGCAACAGCCACGGCGAGATCGATGCGATCCTCGTCGTAGTGAAGCCCGATGCGGTATTTCAGGGCCTCGACTCATTCGCCCAGCCGGCCTGA